The following proteins come from a genomic window of Nicotiana tomentosiformis chromosome 12, ASM39032v3, whole genome shotgun sequence:
- the LOC117272926 gene encoding F-box protein PP2-B10-like codes for MDYFGLLPEGCVSDIISFTSPKDAAISSAISRGFKSASESDTIWEKFLPSDYQHIISKSDSQLVFSSKKELYFSLCDSPVLVDGGKLSFSLDKKTGKKCFMLAARELAISWGVDTPWYWEWISHSESRFSEVAHLKGVSWLDIRGKIETQILSKRTKYVAYLVFKLVEGHEGLEIANAYVRFVNRDSKKEAEERASVVSLVEQKVKRGIKRNVKRPRKRVDGWMEIEMGIFFNETGEEGDVEARLMEITRLHGKGGLIVQGMEFRPE; via the exons ATGGATTATTTTGGGTTGTTACCAGAAGGTTGTGTATCTGATATTATCTCATTCACTTCGCCAAAAGATGCAGCTATTTCTTCTGCTATTTCAAGAGGATTTAAGTCTGCTTCTGAATCAGACACAATTTGGGAAAAGTTTTTGCCGTCTGATTATCAACATATTATCTCTAAATCTGACTCTCAACTGGTTTTCTCCTCTAAAAAGGAACTTTATTTCAGTCTCTGTGATTCCCCTGTTCTTGTTGATGGAGGCAAACTG AGCTTTTCACTTGATAAAAAAACAGGGAAAAAATGTTTTATGTTGGCAGCAAGGGAACTTGCTATTTCTTGGGGAGTTGATACACCATGGTATTGGGAATGGATATCTCACTCTGAATCCAG ATTTTCAGAAGTGGCTCATCTCAAGGGTGTAAGTTGGTTAGATATCCGAGGCAAGATTGAAACTCAAATACTGTCAAAAAGAACAAAATATGTTGCTTATTTAGTGTTCAAATTGGTAGAAGGACATGAGGGACTAGAAATTGCTAATGCATATGTTAGATTTGTGAATCGCGATAGCAAGAAGGAAGCTGAGGAACGAGCTAGCGTTGTGAGTCTAGTTGAACAAAAAGTTAAGAGAGGTATTAAACGTAATGTGAAACGTCCACGAAAAAGAGTTGATGGATGGATGGAAATAGAAATGGGAATTTTTTTCAATGAAACTGGAGAGGAGGGAGATGTTGAAGCGCGATTAATGGAGATTACGCGACTTCATGGGAAAGGTGGCCTCATTGTTCAAGGAATGGAGTTTCGACCAGAATGA